The Endozoicomonas montiporae CL-33 genome contains a region encoding:
- a CDS encoding WD40 repeat domain-containing protein has protein sequence MSSIEKNWAIAGLVIPLVASCLQAQAQTAPNAQQPTETTILLEYVIPIDPNRLPETVTSTPMPTGSSVLTQSTPTPIPTTGSSSPKRHCKPYIPFSISWGRKNREDILAVGIGSGGLKGCPYSGAVQIFTVGAGRESKLQYAEHSGNWVPSVDFNNGQLAFGGDDKQVRVLDDGSFAHLKTLNATMPIKSVVYNREGTLLAVGADDRAHTEVMVYNVTDSFSRLYRLIDNRVSGVNDLEFNKYSTELAVATGDTDVWIYNATTSDLLQDLSAATGIIYDMDYSDDGNYLATVGVDQTLRVYKVESDSSFFTLTHALSVGNGLTSVVFSPGSIWLVVGLSDGTVRFYNPKDLSISPQIISYKKAYLYDLGFNPDGTKLAVARKDGVSIYRIVSKDTEVHNDSTSTTPLVALFMAVLGGGMLLP, from the coding sequence ATGAGTAGTATTGAAAAGAACTGGGCTATTGCGGGCCTGGTTATTCCACTGGTAGCAAGCTGTTTACAGGCGCAGGCTCAAACAGCTCCCAACGCTCAACAGCCAACAGAAACGACAATTCTATTAGAGTATGTGATTCCTATAGATCCGAACCGGTTGCCGGAAACAGTCACATCGACCCCCATGCCCACAGGCAGTAGCGTCCTGACGCAATCAACCCCCACCCCCATCCCCACGACAGGCAGCAGCTCGCCAAAACGTCATTGTAAGCCTTACATTCCTTTTAGCATCTCATGGGGCAGGAAAAACAGGGAAGATATCTTGGCTGTGGGAATAGGTTCCGGCGGTTTGAAAGGGTGTCCATATTCTGGTGCCGTTCAAATCTTTACTGTAGGAGCCGGAAGGGAGTCCAAACTCCAATACGCCGAACATTCAGGTAACTGGGTACCAAGCGTTGACTTCAACAACGGCCAGCTGGCATTCGGGGGGGATGATAAGCAGGTCAGGGTTCTCGACGACGGCTCGTTCGCCCACCTGAAAACCCTGAATGCAACCATGCCGATAAAGAGCGTTGTCTACAACCGCGAAGGCACTCTTCTTGCCGTCGGAGCGGATGACCGCGCTCACACCGAGGTCATGGTTTATAACGTGACGGACTCATTCTCCAGGCTGTACCGCCTGATCGATAATCGGGTAAGCGGTGTAAATGATCTTGAGTTCAACAAATACAGCACCGAGCTGGCAGTTGCGACGGGGGATACGGACGTCTGGATTTATAACGCGACGACTTCCGACCTTTTGCAAGACTTGTCCGCTGCGACAGGAATTATATACGACATGGACTACAGTGACGACGGTAATTACCTGGCAACTGTGGGTGTGGATCAAACTCTCAGGGTTTATAAAGTGGAAAGTGACTCTTCGTTCTTTACCCTCACTCACGCCTTGTCAGTCGGTAACGGGTTAACTTCCGTTGTTTTTAGTCCCGGCAGCATCTGGCTTGTAGTAGGGTTGTCTGATGGAACGGTCAGGTTTTATAATCCGAAGGATCTGTCCATTTCTCCGCAGATCATCAGCTATAAGAAAGCCTATTTATATGACCTTGGCTTCAACCCCGACGGCACTAAGCTGGCAGTCGCCAGGAAAGATGGAGTCAGTATTTATCGGATCGTCAGTAAAGACACTGAAGTACATAATGATTCGACTTCTACAACCCCGTTAGTCGCATTATTCATGGCTGTTCTTGGAGGAGGGATGCTATTGCCATGA
- a CDS encoding flagellar basal body L-ring protein FlgH gives MPFFINTALVKNSVKKGLLPVLAMSLAGCVTMPEPSGPKEADQAGTPDQIFEMMALPMPDTESQEIVNGSLFNPSYSSSLYEDRMAYRVGDILTVVLDEQTRSNTSSGTDFRKDNSVNLPGPLLFGRKEPDSGMSMDRRFSGSGSSTQQNMLDGSITVSVLKVLPNRTLLVRGEKWLTLNQGDDYIRVSGILRPEDIAPDNSVSSQRLASARLVFSGDGPLADANEAGWLMRFFNSPVMPM, from the coding sequence ATGCCTTTTTTTATAAACACTGCTCTTGTGAAAAACAGCGTTAAGAAAGGTCTGCTTCCGGTTCTGGCAATGTCTCTTGCGGGCTGTGTCACCATGCCTGAGCCGTCCGGGCCAAAAGAGGCAGATCAGGCAGGAACACCGGATCAGATATTTGAAATGATGGCGTTGCCCATGCCGGATACGGAATCCCAGGAGATAGTAAACGGCAGTCTGTTTAATCCTTCCTACAGTAGTAGCCTGTATGAAGATCGTATGGCGTATCGGGTTGGCGATATTCTGACCGTTGTACTGGATGAGCAGACCCGTTCCAACACGTCTTCCGGTACCGATTTCCGTAAAGATAACTCGGTGAATCTGCCCGGACCTTTGCTGTTTGGACGCAAGGAGCCGGATTCCGGCATGTCCATGGATCGTCGTTTCAGTGGCAGTGGTTCCAGTACCCAGCAGAATATGCTGGACGGTTCTATTACCGTGTCGGTGCTGAAGGTGCTACCAAACCGGACGCTGTTGGTGCGCGGTGAAAAGTGGCTGACCCTGAATCAGGGAGACGACTATATTCGGGTATCCGGCATTTTGAGACCGGAAGATATTGCACCGGATAACAGTGTTTCTTCCCAGCGTCTCGCCAGTGCCCGACTGGTGTTCTCCGGAGACGGGCCACTGGCAGATGCCAATGAGGCAGGCTGGTTGATGCGTTTCTTTAATAGTCCAGTGATGCCAATGTGA
- a CDS encoding WD40 repeat domain-containing protein, which produces MSSIEKSWAIAGLVIPLVASCLQAQAQTAPNAQQPTETTILLEYVIPIDPNRLPETVTSTPMPTGSSVLTQSTLIPTTTPTSTSTPTTGSSSPKRHCEPYIPFSISWGRKNGEDILAVGIRSGGFKGCPKTGALQIFTIGVGREPKLQHIEHSSHWVSSVDFSNGQLAFGGYDKQVRVLDDGSFAHLETLNTTMRIKSVVFNREGTLLAVGTDDGDNTGVMVYNVTDSFSMLYRRMNRLFSLSDLEFNKYSTELAVAEGNTQVTIYNVTTFDLLQTLAAAPRAILDMDYSDDGNYLATVGVDQILRVYKVESDSSFFTLTHALLVGDQLTSVVFSSGSIWLVVGLYDGTVRFYDPEDLTISPKIISYKQARLYDLEFNDNDTVLAVARSDGIGIYRITRKDTTEVHNDSTSTTPKVHNDSTSATPLVALFMAVLGGGMLLP; this is translated from the coding sequence ATGAGTAGTATTGAAAAGAGCTGGGCTATTGCGGGCCTGGTTATTCCACTGGTAGCAAGCTGTTTACAGGCGCAGGCTCAAACAGCTCCCAACGCTCAACAGCCAACAGAAACGACAATTCTATTAGAGTATGTGATTCCTATAGATCCGAACCGGTTGCCGGAAACAGTCACATCGACCCCCATGCCCACAGGCAGTAGCGTCCTGACGCAATCAACCCTCATCCCCACCACCACCCCCACCTCCACCTCCACCCCCACGACAGGCAGCAGCTCGCCAAAACGTCATTGTGAGCCTTACATTCCTTTTAGCATCTCATGGGGCAGGAAGAATGGGGAAGATATCTTGGCTGTGGGAATACGTTCCGGCGGTTTTAAAGGGTGTCCAAAAACCGGTGCCCTTCAAATCTTTACTATAGGGGTCGGAAGGGAGCCCAAGCTCCAACACATCGAACATTCAAGTCATTGGGTGTCAAGCGTTGACTTCAGCAACGGCCAGCTGGCATTCGGGGGGTATGATAAGCAAGTCAGGGTTCTCGACGACGGCTCGTTCGCCCACCTGGAAACCCTGAATACAACAATGCGGATAAAGAGCGTTGTTTTCAACCGCGAAGGCACTCTTCTTGCCGTCGGAACGGATGACGGCGATAACACCGGGGTCATGGTTTATAACGTGACGGACTCATTCTCCATGCTGTACCGCCGGATGAATAGGCTATTTAGTTTAAGTGATCTTGAGTTCAACAAATACAGCACCGAGCTGGCAGTTGCGGAGGGGAATACGCAAGTCACGATTTATAACGTGACGACTTTCGACCTTTTGCAAACCTTGGCCGCTGCACCAAGAGCTATATTAGACATGGACTACAGCGACGACGGTAATTATCTGGCAACTGTGGGTGTGGATCAAATTCTCAGGGTTTATAAAGTGGAAAGCGACTCTTCGTTCTTTACCCTCACTCACGCCTTGTTAGTCGGTGACCAGTTAACTTCCGTTGTTTTTAGTTCCGGCAGCATCTGGCTTGTAGTAGGGCTGTATGATGGAACGGTCAGGTTTTATGATCCGGAGGATTTAACCATTTCTCCGAAGATCATCAGCTATAAACAAGCCCGTTTATATGACCTTGAATTCAACGACAACGACACTGTGCTGGCAGTCGCCAGAAGTGATGGAATCGGTATTTATCGGATCACCAGAAAAGACACTACAGAAGTACATAATGATTCGACTTCTACAACCCCAAAAGTACATAATGATTCGACTTCTGCAACCCCGTTAGTCGCACTATTCATGGCTGTTCTTGGAGGAGGGATGCTGTTGCCATGA
- the flgC gene encoding flagellar basal body rod protein FlgC, which produces MSLNSIYDIAGSSLNAQTLRLNTIASNMANAETAAASPDAVYKARRPVFSEVMRSAQMELGSQVEVREVLQSQADPLMRYEPNNPLANEDGNVFYPNVNVVAEMADMMSATRNYQTSVEVMSNARRMQERLLSLGQ; this is translated from the coding sequence ATGTCCCTGAATAGTATTTACGACATTGCCGGGTCCAGCCTGAATGCCCAGACCCTGCGACTCAATACCATTGCCAGCAACATGGCCAATGCCGAAACTGCAGCCGCTTCACCGGACGCAGTATACAAAGCCCGTCGTCCGGTGTTTTCCGAAGTGATGCGGTCAGCACAGATGGAGCTGGGCAGTCAGGTAGAAGTCCGGGAGGTGCTGCAAAGTCAGGCAGACCCTCTGATGCGTTATGAGCCTAATAACCCGCTGGCGAATGAAGACGGCAATGTTTTCTACCCGAATGTCAATGTGGTGGCGGAGATGGCCGATATGATGAGCGCCACCCGTAACTATCAGACCAGCGTTGAAGTGATGAGCAACGCCCGTCGTATGCAGGAGCGCCTGCTGAGTCTGGGGCAGTGA
- the flgA gene encoding flagellar basal body P-ring formation chaperone FlgA, producing MTFRINIQVHDNNKRLFFTTKAVQLTRIVMLIAAIAAPTCPAFAETSKKQEEEQQQQQLNRWVYEALEEKAQTLTHTITNSHYDISLNSLPTLPFAHCESKPDITFLTAMEAGSQRIKVECATPNRWSLYARGHISLFVPVLVATRTLNRGDPINDNDVTLREMDISQLRRGYFINTDHFANQQLSRRVRAGDVLTPHSLQEAHLIRRGDRIAIVASNDNFTISMPGEALEDGRLNQQIRVRNLSSGKTVRGMVSGNNEVKVL from the coding sequence ATGACATTCCGCATAAACATTCAGGTTCACGACAATAACAAACGCCTTTTTTTTACGACTAAAGCCGTACAGCTGACCCGTATAGTGATGCTGATCGCAGCCATTGCCGCCCCCACTTGCCCGGCGTTCGCTGAAACCAGCAAAAAACAAGAAGAAGAGCAACAACAGCAACAACTGAACCGTTGGGTTTACGAGGCTCTGGAAGAAAAGGCACAGACTCTTACCCATACGATCACTAACAGCCATTACGACATCAGCCTGAACAGCCTGCCAACCCTTCCCTTTGCCCATTGCGAGTCAAAACCCGACATTACTTTTTTGACTGCAATGGAGGCCGGCAGTCAGCGAATCAAAGTAGAATGCGCCACACCCAACCGCTGGTCGCTTTACGCCAGAGGGCACATCAGCCTGTTTGTACCGGTGCTGGTTGCAACGCGCACATTAAACCGGGGCGACCCGATCAACGATAACGACGTTACACTGAGGGAAATGGACATCAGCCAGCTGCGCCGGGGTTATTTCATCAACACGGATCACTTTGCCAACCAACAACTGAGCCGAAGAGTTCGGGCAGGGGACGTGCTGACGCCACATTCGCTGCAGGAAGCCCACCTGATTCGACGGGGCGACCGCATTGCCATCGTTGCCAGCAACGACAACTTCACCATCAGCATGCCCGGCGAGGCGCTGGAAGATGGGCGACTGAACCAGCAGATCAGGGTTCGCAACCTTTCCAGCGGCAAAACGGTTCGTGGCATGGTTTCCGGAAACAATGAAGTGAAAGTGCTGTAA
- the flgG gene encoding flagellar basal-body rod protein FlgG — protein MNPALWTGQTGLTAQDKQLSVISNNLANVNTIGFKRDRVVFEDLFYQVQRQPGADNTEGNQIPNGIQMGTGVRVSGTQKVFTTGSYVTTTDQLDMAIEGQGFFQVLQPDGTMAYTRNGQFHLNSDGQMVTANGYPLEPAIEIPEDALSLTVGADGLVSASLAGDPNPQELGQITLANFVNPAGLSALGGNLFAETASSGQPFEAIPGEDGVGAVKQYTLESSNVNMVEEMVNMITAQRGYEMNAKVISAADDMLRFANQTL, from the coding sequence ATGAATCCAGCTTTGTGGACGGGTCAGACAGGTCTGACTGCACAGGACAAGCAGCTGAGTGTTATTTCCAATAACCTGGCGAACGTCAATACCATCGGCTTCAAGCGCGATCGAGTGGTGTTTGAAGACCTGTTTTATCAGGTTCAGCGTCAACCGGGTGCAGATAACACCGAAGGTAACCAGATTCCTAATGGTATTCAGATGGGTACCGGTGTTCGGGTGTCTGGCACGCAGAAGGTGTTCACCACCGGTTCTTACGTGACCACCACCGACCAGCTGGATATGGCGATTGAAGGTCAGGGCTTTTTTCAGGTGTTGCAGCCTGACGGTACCATGGCGTACACCCGTAATGGTCAGTTTCACCTGAATTCGGATGGTCAGATGGTGACTGCCAATGGTTATCCGCTGGAACCCGCCATTGAGATTCCGGAAGATGCCCTGTCCCTGACAGTGGGAGCTGATGGTCTGGTGAGTGCATCGTTGGCGGGTGATCCGAATCCGCAGGAACTGGGTCAGATTACGCTGGCAAACTTTGTTAACCCGGCCGGTCTGAGTGCGCTGGGTGGCAACCTGTTTGCCGAAACCGCTTCCAGTGGTCAGCCCTTTGAAGCGATTCCCGGTGAAGACGGAGTGGGCGCGGTGAAGCAGTACACGCTGGAGTCTTCCAACGTGAACATGGTGGAAGAGATGGTGAACATGATCACCGCTCAGCGTGGCTATGAAATGAACGCCAAGGTGATTTCTGCTGCCGACGATATGTTGCGCTTCGCTAACCAGACGCTGTGA
- a CDS encoding flagellar basal body rod protein FlgF: protein MDKALYTALSGATRAMHSQRMHANNLANITTDGFRADYLNAVSSLVEGEGEQTRVHVANGEQWTDLSNGQLSFTGRDLDVAIQGDGWLTVVNDEGEEAYTRDGSFFADADGVLRNAQGWMVAGQGGPIQLPDYEKLTIGADGRVSVVMNGAAENEIVMVDVLRLVNPQAADLAKGGDGLFRVGEDVAVPEDAAVTVVSGYLEGSNTNAVAEMVAVTNLSRNFEMQLKMMSSVERIAQAGDELLRR, encoded by the coding sequence ATGGATAAGGCGTTATACACCGCTCTCAGTGGTGCGACCCGGGCGATGCATTCCCAAAGAATGCACGCCAATAATCTGGCTAATATCACCACCGATGGTTTTCGGGCGGATTACCTGAATGCCGTGTCTTCCCTGGTCGAAGGGGAAGGCGAGCAGACCCGGGTGCATGTGGCGAATGGCGAACAGTGGACTGACCTGAGTAACGGACAGTTATCGTTCACTGGCCGGGATCTGGATGTTGCCATTCAGGGCGACGGTTGGCTGACCGTGGTGAATGATGAGGGCGAGGAAGCCTATACCCGTGACGGTAGCTTTTTTGCTGATGCCGATGGTGTGTTGCGTAATGCGCAGGGCTGGATGGTGGCAGGGCAGGGTGGCCCGATTCAGTTGCCGGATTATGAAAAGCTGACCATTGGTGCCGATGGTCGTGTGTCTGTGGTGATGAATGGTGCTGCAGAGAACGAGATCGTTATGGTAGACGTTCTGCGTCTGGTAAATCCACAGGCGGCTGATCTGGCCAAGGGTGGTGACGGTCTGTTCCGTGTTGGCGAAGATGTGGCAGTACCTGAAGATGCAGCAGTGACCGTGGTCAGTGGTTATCTGGAAGGCAGTAATACCAATGCCGTCGCTGAAATGGTAGCGGTCACCAACCTGAGCCGTAACTTTGAAATGCAACTGAAAATGATGTCGTCTGTTGAGCGTATTGCGCAGGCAGGCGATGAGTTGCTGAGACGATAA
- the flgE gene encoding flagellar hook protein FlgE — MSMNTGVSGLNAASQSLNTISNNIANANTTGYKSMNTQFADVYSSATGSGGVYVAAIETNFAQGDLLYTSSATDLAIEGGGFFVMEDSNGQQYYTRAGNFSTDKDGFLVNNQGQKLMGFAVDGNGNVIEGQLVELPINTADIAARSTSSLNLGANLDARVDVLDADEFDPADPNSYHSTTTTTVYDSLGNEQQVTAYYIKTADEPATWEVQYEINGERVETAPGSGEYFAATLTFDEDGVLASSDPMSGTTPGVFDLPEVSLGNGASPLNLEMNVSDFSQFGNDFSVSRNSQDGYQAGSFLGVSISDEGAIVATYSNGESMIQGYVALANFPNTGGLTTAGNTSWTESPESGSPIIGLPGSGTLGKLTSSALENSNVNMSGELVDMIVAQSAYQANTKTISTANENTRYLLNTF; from the coding sequence ATGTCAATGAATACCGGCGTTAGTGGCCTGAATGCTGCCAGCCAGAGCCTGAATACCATCAGTAATAACATCGCCAATGCCAATACCACCGGCTACAAATCCATGAATACCCAGTTTGCCGACGTTTACTCGTCAGCAACAGGCAGTGGTGGTGTTTATGTGGCTGCTATCGAAACTAACTTTGCTCAGGGTGATTTGCTGTATACCTCCAGTGCGACCGATCTGGCGATTGAGGGCGGTGGTTTCTTCGTGATGGAAGATTCCAACGGTCAGCAGTATTACACCCGCGCCGGTAATTTCAGCACCGACAAAGACGGCTTCCTGGTGAACAATCAGGGACAGAAGCTGATGGGTTTTGCTGTAGACGGCAATGGTAATGTGATTGAAGGTCAGCTGGTTGAGCTGCCTATTAATACCGCTGATATTGCTGCGCGTTCTACCAGCTCTCTGAATCTGGGTGCTAACCTCGATGCCCGTGTGGATGTGTTGGATGCTGACGAGTTTGATCCGGCTGATCCAAACTCTTACCACAGCACCACGACCACCACGGTTTACGACTCTCTGGGTAATGAACAGCAGGTAACGGCTTACTACATCAAAACCGCTGATGAGCCTGCCACCTGGGAAGTTCAGTACGAAATTAATGGTGAGCGTGTAGAAACGGCGCCGGGCAGTGGTGAGTACTTTGCTGCCACCCTGACCTTTGATGAAGACGGTGTATTGGCCAGCAGTGATCCGATGAGTGGTACGACGCCAGGCGTCTTTGATCTGCCGGAAGTGTCTCTGGGTAATGGTGCATCCCCTCTGAATCTGGAAATGAATGTCTCTGATTTCAGTCAGTTCGGTAATGATTTCTCTGTTAGCCGAAACAGCCAGGATGGCTATCAGGCGGGTTCTTTCCTGGGTGTGTCGATTTCTGATGAAGGGGCTATTGTGGCCACTTACTCCAATGGTGAGAGCATGATTCAGGGCTATGTGGCGCTGGCGAACTTCCCGAACACTGGCGGCCTGACCACAGCGGGTAATACCAGCTGGACGGAATCTCCTGAGTCCGGAAGCCCGATCATTGGTCTGCCGGGCAGCGGTACACTGGGCAAATTAACCAGCAGTGCGCTGGAAAATTCCAACGTTAATATGAGTGGCGAGCTGGTTGATATGATCGTGGCGCAGAGTGCCTATCAGGCCAATACCAAAACGATCTCTACCGCCAATGAAAACACCCGCTACCTGCTGAACACCTTTTAA
- a CDS encoding flagellar export protein FliJ, producing the protein MRKRRQLDKLKALREMQCQQVKQELAEHQGKLVQEETRLQQLEDYQKNYVWDEARQADGLLLNSAQMMAQSVHNAVLHQRQQVDVQQAQCRATQHKYTHERLRLRTAEALFDSHQKKLDKKAARQEQKMFDEASSVMLRGQLF; encoded by the coding sequence ATGAGAAAGCGTCGTCAGCTTGATAAATTGAAGGCACTCAGGGAAATGCAGTGTCAGCAGGTAAAGCAGGAGCTGGCCGAGCACCAGGGTAAACTGGTGCAGGAAGAGACTCGTCTTCAGCAGCTTGAAGACTACCAGAAAAACTATGTCTGGGATGAGGCGCGACAGGCCGATGGCCTGCTGCTTAACAGTGCCCAGATGATGGCTCAGTCGGTACACAATGCGGTACTGCATCAGCGTCAGCAGGTCGATGTGCAGCAGGCGCAGTGTCGTGCAACTCAGCATAAGTACACTCATGAACGACTAAGGTTGCGTACGGCTGAGGCGTTGTTTGACAGTCATCAGAAAAAGCTGGACAAGAAGGCTGCCAGACAGGAACAGAAGATGTTTGATGAAGCGTCTTCAGTGATGTTGCGGGGGCAGCTGTTTTAG
- a CDS encoding flagellar protein FlgN codes for MANPYKQSVIATIHQDLDLYNDLHGLLEQQQAFILNRDHQGLAESAKAITSVMLNARENRAKRSQAMQQIGLINSRSGMESFLEQLVATEKQEVTEDWQELMELVEECKAINQINDQALKLQNEAAEKILSQLPVQGSNSKTYSSTGVEQPSSRSILNTQA; via the coding sequence ATGGCAAACCCGTATAAACAGTCTGTTATTGCAACCATCCATCAGGATCTCGATTTGTACAACGACCTGCATGGACTTCTGGAGCAACAGCAGGCATTTATTCTGAACAGGGATCACCAGGGACTGGCCGAGTCGGCAAAAGCCATTACCTCCGTGATGCTCAATGCCAGAGAAAACCGGGCAAAACGCTCACAGGCCATGCAACAAATCGGCCTGATCAACTCGCGCTCAGGTATGGAAAGCTTTCTCGAGCAGTTGGTTGCAACAGAAAAACAGGAAGTCACCGAAGACTGGCAGGAACTGATGGAACTGGTTGAAGAGTGCAAAGCCATCAATCAGATCAATGATCAGGCACTGAAACTGCAAAATGAAGCGGCCGAAAAAATACTCAGCCAGCTTCCGGTTCAGGGCAGCAACAGCAAAACCTATTCCAGCACAGGTGTAGAGCAGCCATCCAGCCGCTCCATTCTAAACACCCAAGCCTGA
- the flgB gene encoding flagellar basal body rod protein FlgB, whose protein sequence is MAINFESALGVLPDTLQYRTRRAEVLASNIANVDTPGYQAKDLSFDHILGQQQAQMRLQQTSSRHITLPGTEQEASVVERDIRQPSSDGNSVELGVEQAAYMRNSMEFQTSFAFLNMKMKGLQRAINGQ, encoded by the coding sequence ATGGCTATTAACTTTGAGAGTGCGTTGGGTGTATTGCCCGACACATTGCAATATCGAACCCGGCGGGCAGAGGTGCTGGCAAGCAATATTGCCAACGTTGATACGCCGGGCTATCAGGCAAAAGACCTGAGTTTTGATCATATTCTCGGGCAGCAACAGGCTCAGATGCGGTTGCAGCAGACCAGTAGCCGTCATATTACTTTGCCGGGTACAGAGCAGGAAGCCTCAGTGGTTGAGCGGGATATTCGACAGCCTTCAAGTGATGGCAACTCGGTAGAACTGGGCGTCGAACAGGCTGCCTACATGCGCAACAGTATGGAGTTTCAGACCAGCTTTGCGTTTTTGAACATGAAAATGAAAGGTCTGCAGCGCGCCATTAATGGTCAGTGA
- the flgM gene encoding flagellar biosynthesis anti-sigma factor FlgM: protein MTTITDINSLQLVSSTSRKKSQNKETASEAGSDLSISTTSTLLSEAEDKAYSAPDIDEARVESIRQAIQNGEMAIDHQKLAQKMLEFELTLFDD, encoded by the coding sequence ATGACCACAATTACTGACATTAACTCTCTGCAACTGGTGAGCAGCACCAGTCGGAAAAAAAGCCAGAATAAAGAGACTGCAAGTGAGGCCGGTAGCGACCTGTCCATCAGTACCACCTCAACCCTTTTGAGCGAAGCGGAAGACAAAGCGTATTCAGCGCCGGATATTGATGAAGCCAGAGTAGAGTCCATTCGCCAGGCCATTCAAAATGGCGAGATGGCCATTGATCATCAAAAGCTGGCACAAAAAATGCTTGAGTTCGAACTCACACTATTTGATGACTGA
- a CDS encoding flagellar hook assembly protein FlgD, translating into MAGFIKQARQITAGLLLGVVAVGSANASMGLDSEAFLQMLLTQLQYQDPTAPMDNAQMVSQLADLTMMEQNAELVHAMNQLRDQMYQSQGLYASNLVGKEVMVIANLFKVENGRLPSGEILLNYAASDLNLEIYKQDDEPKDHDPVDTLKLGEQTESGKVPYDLNDLKKSLEDDTYMMYAYAEVDGSDLEQAVVQRSVVLSVVIPGGGQDVLVDVKGIGLVPLYSITEFQGDYVAGGGDGGQEGQRPERPGQLPSLPEIDPFASVAGHMEKTMRDGERWTINPFHKPQSMRSNERQKSQPVSHRDAMFRRVR; encoded by the coding sequence ATGGCTGGTTTTATTAAACAAGCTCGTCAGATCACTGCTGGCTTACTACTCGGTGTTGTGGCCGTGGGCTCTGCAAATGCTTCCATGGGACTGGACAGTGAAGCATTTCTGCAAATGTTGTTGACCCAGTTGCAGTACCAGGACCCTACCGCTCCCATGGATAACGCCCAGATGGTCTCCCAGCTGGCTGACCTGACCATGATGGAACAGAATGCCGAGCTGGTGCATGCCATGAATCAGCTGCGTGATCAGATGTATCAGTCTCAGGGTTTGTATGCTTCCAACCTGGTGGGTAAGGAAGTGATGGTCATCGCTAACCTTTTCAAAGTGGAAAATGGTCGGCTGCCAAGCGGTGAGATTTTGCTGAATTATGCGGCCAGTGATCTGAATCTGGAAATATATAAGCAGGATGATGAACCTAAGGATCACGATCCGGTTGATACCCTGAAGTTGGGTGAGCAGACAGAAAGCGGCAAAGTACCTTACGACCTGAATGATCTGAAGAAGTCGCTCGAAGACGACACTTATATGATGTATGCCTACGCCGAAGTAGACGGCAGTGATCTGGAACAGGCCGTTGTTCAGCGCAGTGTCGTGCTGAGTGTGGTGATTCCCGGTGGCGGGCAGGATGTGCTGGTTGATGTGAAAGGCATTGGACTGGTGCCTTTATACAGTATTACCGAGTTTCAGGGTGATTATGTTGCCGGTGGCGGGGATGGCGGGCAGGAAGGTCAGCGCCCGGAGCGGCCCGGTCAGTTGCCGTCTTTGCCGGAAATTGATCCTTTTGCCAGTGTGGCCGGTCATATGGAAAAGACGATGCGTGATGGTGAGCGCTGGACCATAAATCCTTTTCATAAGCCCCAGAGTATGCGCTCGAATGAACGACAGAAGAGTCAGCCGGTGTCACACCGCGATGCCATGTTCAGACGAGTTCGATAA